The proteins below are encoded in one region of Winogradskyella helgolandensis:
- a CDS encoding helix-turn-helix domain-containing protein → MSKHLYAQQSDLVLKAEELVYSNPVEAIKIADHILNISQKPNENATANLLLAKSYMAKGDYDNAIVYAFDEVNQLEEVDVNTRIENNIIKARLLRKLYLDPQSIECLNKARALNSEILLEKDRFEYHIFLEHINMLLDRLKINEAITELKEKEIQFKSFLDNNENEKRTYYLLTTKAYNSLNQYDSAFVYMDKTFELLNTSQNNNLYEKALTYKESGLLYLQNKEFKKSKETLFIALQFAEILDNQFLLEQIHRDLAINYLASNQNNQHNVYYKKFLNLNNSIEEIEQQSVNTYFNIISRQEESQLESYKSKYNQYLFISFAVAIFIIIIGILILIKSENIKKRKREIINYLEVSRNIFTKVKPTQNVQKQVNKRLVIPEETEQNIILKLQRFEKSLKYLSKDMSLALLAGQFETNTKYLSEIINKNYNDNFNTFINKLRVNYIIEKLKNDTNYINYKISFLADESGFSSHSNFTTVFKGIVGMSPATFINLLKIEREEILNNKET, encoded by the coding sequence TTGTCAAAACATTTGTATGCGCAACAAAGTGATCTTGTTTTAAAGGCAGAAGAGCTCGTTTATTCTAATCCGGTTGAAGCTATAAAAATAGCAGACCACATCTTAAATATTAGTCAAAAACCTAATGAAAATGCAACTGCTAACTTGCTATTGGCTAAAAGTTATATGGCCAAAGGGGATTATGATAATGCTATTGTTTATGCCTTTGATGAGGTCAACCAATTAGAAGAAGTAGATGTAAATACACGAATAGAAAATAATATTATTAAAGCTAGACTATTACGAAAACTATATTTAGATCCCCAATCTATAGAGTGTCTCAATAAAGCAAGAGCTTTAAATTCGGAAATTTTATTAGAAAAAGACCGTTTTGAATATCATATTTTTTTAGAACATATAAATATGCTTCTAGACAGGCTCAAGATTAATGAAGCCATAACGGAGCTAAAAGAGAAGGAAATTCAATTTAAAAGTTTTTTAGATAATAACGAAAATGAAAAAAGAACGTATTATTTATTAACTACAAAAGCATATAATAGTTTAAATCAGTACGATTCTGCTTTTGTATATATGGATAAAACATTTGAGTTATTAAATACGTCTCAAAATAATAACTTGTATGAAAAAGCCTTAACCTATAAGGAATCAGGACTGTTATATCTTCAGAATAAAGAATTTAAAAAAAGTAAAGAAACCTTATTTATTGCATTACAATTTGCTGAAATTTTAGATAATCAGTTTTTATTGGAGCAGATACACAGAGATTTAGCAATTAACTATTTGGCATCTAATCAGAATAATCAACATAACGTATATTATAAAAAGTTTTTAAATCTAAATAATTCAATAGAGGAAATAGAGCAACAATCTGTTAATACGTATTTCAATATTATTAGTAGACAAGAAGAAAGCCAACTAGAAAGTTACAAATCAAAATACAATCAGTACTTATTCATTTCATTTGCAGTTGCCATATTTATTATCATTATTGGGATTTTAATTCTTATAAAAAGCGAAAACATAAAAAAGCGTAAAAGAGAGATTATTAATTATTTAGAAGTAAGTCGGAATATTTTTACAAAAGTAAAACCGACACAAAATGTACAGAAACAGGTCAATAAACGTTTAGTAATACCCGAAGAAACCGAGCAAAATATTATATTAAAGCTTCAGCGTTTTGAAAAATCGTTAAAATACTTAAGTAAAGATATGTCGCTTGCATTATTAGCAGGTCAATTTGAAACCAACACCAAGTATCTTTCTGAAATTATTAATAAAAACTATAACGATAATTTTAACACCTTTATAAATAAACTCAGAGTAAACTATATAATTGAAAAATTAAAAAATGATACCAATTACATAAATTATAAAATTAGTTTTCTAGCCGATGAAAGTGGTTTCTCATCACATAGTAACTTTACTACTGTATTTAAGGGAATCGTGGGTATGTCTCCAGCGACATTCATAAATTTACTAAAAATAGAACGCGAGGAAATTTTAAATAATAAAGAAACTTAA
- a CDS encoding tetratricopeptide repeat protein — protein MGLKFKYYLLLGVFVLITPSLFAIQLPEQQGDSLVKEATKAVYKDPNRSIELALTVYDNSSYSIQTRTNALMVVSTAYTSKRDYQKALDYIIKANEFSSQIDNEKLQIEMLFKTGILYQQLKIYDKAIEYMEEVEKRCLNYSDRDVVGGTLASSYLVKGFVYKDNLNCDIAIAFFEKGLKEYERLGKHHHNRSIGYYNKGNCQILLSEYANAKESFNKSIELANIENASSLVSFAEKGMAEVHTLEGKYEASVLLLQSALDKSKNVGDLVLNLGIYKGLFENYLALNRWDEYQKYYELFLKTQLEIKKSERNSLSVSIIENSKNLNEELNDIQSQFRNRIYLLILIVLTFIIVVVLIEVKNKNAIKALQQKIESTQSIKPSIKIK, from the coding sequence ATGGGTTTGAAATTTAAATATTATTTGCTTCTTGGTGTGTTTGTTCTCATAACACCTTCTCTTTTTGCTATTCAATTACCAGAACAGCAAGGGGACAGTTTAGTAAAAGAAGCTACAAAAGCAGTTTATAAAGATCCTAACAGATCAATTGAATTAGCTTTGACGGTCTATGACAATAGCTCTTATTCTATACAAACGAGGACTAATGCGTTAATGGTCGTTTCTACAGCTTACACATCAAAAAGAGATTATCAAAAAGCTTTAGATTATATCATTAAAGCTAATGAGTTTTCTAGTCAAATTGATAATGAAAAACTGCAAATAGAAATGTTATTTAAAACAGGAATTCTATATCAGCAACTCAAAATTTATGACAAGGCCATAGAGTATATGGAGGAAGTTGAAAAAAGATGTTTAAATTATTCAGATAGAGATGTTGTTGGAGGAACCTTGGCATCTAGTTATCTAGTAAAAGGATTTGTATATAAGGACAATTTAAATTGTGATATTGCAATAGCGTTTTTTGAAAAAGGGTTAAAAGAGTACGAAAGACTTGGTAAACACCATCATAATAGAAGTATAGGATATTATAATAAAGGAAATTGCCAAATATTACTTTCGGAATATGCCAATGCAAAAGAGAGCTTTAATAAGTCAATTGAATTAGCAAATATTGAAAATGCTAGTAGCTTAGTTTCATTTGCGGAAAAAGGTATGGCAGAAGTACATACATTAGAAGGCAAGTATGAAGCCTCTGTGTTGCTCTTACAATCTGCTTTAGATAAATCTAAAAATGTAGGGGATTTAGTTTTAAACTTAGGGATATACAAAGGGCTATTTGAGAATTATTTAGCCTTAAACCGATGGGATGAATATCAAAAATACTACGAGCTATTTTTAAAGACACAATTAGAAATAAAAAAATCTGAACGCAACTCTCTAAGCGTATCAATTATTGAAAATTCTAAAAATTTAAATGAAGAATTAAATGATATTCAATCGCAATTTAGAAATAGAATTTACTTGTTAATTTTAATTGTATTAACCTTCATCATTGTCGTTGTTTTGATAGAAGTTAAAAACAAAAACGCAATTAAAGCACTACAACAAAAAATAGAAAGCACTCAAAGCATAAAACCTTCGATTAAAATTAAATAG
- a CDS encoding choice-of-anchor J domain-containing protein, translating into MRNKLQKSVARESSFSSIAMFKKRNFRFAFTFFLLISVKGFAQLNETFDSGIPATWTLIGNGVGAVDWSTTTDGYLSTNGVSINPSSDNIGDQNTAQYFLITPQITIPENGEIQFYTKQSNEADNGAQYEIRLSTAAQPDINGFNIPLQSYTESTLNIGSQTSYEKKVVEIPTSIPAGLEIYIAFVTINTQNGATPTGDEWFVDEFSILEGCIEVIDDTVTIDAITVDTAEVSWTHPTATNFEIQILPTGGVPADSGIPVTGTSYALMNLDPETEFDIYIAAVCDNDTQSAFTGPYTFETLKYGLSCDTPISIPNISSTPYIFTDNLANWANPDVSYTTQGSNCISGASSTNYLNGDKVFFTYTPTQDELISLTQTTFDGGDQSNNCYNALSTLLVYDSCASVGVNCIAGVNTTNGFEPKSIDNLFVEAGETYVIVVSTLFSSGAGMCFELEISGGTCAPPADFTYNGLTENSVEFSWDNIGGFADTWEYIVVPTESGEPTGSGTATNTNIGNVINTGLTTATTYDLYVRSICDGTPGDWSNPSTFTTQCTSFNLPYFTDFNNATDENPEPCWTTIDANGDGVTWNFIGGWATVRTESARYENNDMYVSPRMNFDGTPKRIRYKHRSTQGASTYTVKLSTTGVGVDDFTTVVLPATTINNTSFQEIIVDLPEDIVGEVNIAWIVEPNTTETALRFTIDDVNIEDKPTCPDPLNPFVLQITDDSAWLFWNPGDEETEWEVAIQDLNSGLPTEPGIITSSNFPYMANDLESGNRYEFYVRAVCAEDDQSQWVGPIAFTTLCTSYDTPFYESFDDEDSDTQKFCWKITDANNDGTAWMIDDYHAVMQTSIFTPPTSFNDYLISPAINLDGTPKALKFNVRADFSLFSSATRFGLEVLMSTTNTSPGSFSVISPLEIISNSTYEEKTIIVEGTGTVYFAFRVPPEFTGIWSMLSIDDVSITDAPSCVNPSDLVVNTTTETTADLSWSLGYDETAWNIVVQSAGSGVPTENGTSVETTSYLATDLLPDTEYEFYVMSDCGDGTSDWIGPMQFRTLCTSFSSPFVETFNTDSDSVDCWQVVNNNQDYYYWQLNSSVFPYEGNQSAAVTTTTNGSSDDWLISPTITITENQRLRFYYRAASVYYIEDLEVLLSTNGTGLDEFTTVLYDSDDDPVIISNEEYRVKIINFPEGVSGDINIAFHVPYFPPSPQGYRGYVLAIDNVNIEDVPECAQPSNVTLNNITDTEVEVGWDVNGDETEWEISVQPSGTPAPVGDTDPAYLYNASTNPFTITGLEASTMYDIYIRAVCDGNNGEWTAPEIVTTKCSFDNLCQYTFILTSDWSISASLDITQNNQVTQSLPFNGEDAEEFTVFLCSGVEFSVFFGTLGSAQSQYENYQFEILNSEGVSVYLSPLNIPLRRTVYEGTAICGVISCPQPTDLAISDTNVMSWTPGGSETEWEVAIQSIENGTLPESGTIVSTNSYTPTAADFNDPNAATYEYFVRAVCSAEGESYWSGPFDFVRNDDVTTAITLPINSDESCDLKVTEVSFVDATVSSETMSCDGTNGGDVWFDFTAESLVHIIEVNGFTGNFYDTSGDMPYPVVTMTLYKDNGGSLQEIACTYDKVLVAMYASELVVGENYKLRLTLNSSEPNDRRFQVCLRTPLDLCNVETVNGGFEEPGLDYLSGITSIAAIEPMPGWRSSIDWQAIFIWEGLNAPGFEAYEGSQCVQLLSDENEPIDPEDPNVRGYYRDFDTSEITLYDFSYAHLARAENSTVQLLAGSPGGPYTLISENLAEVQAWTLISGEYEVPEGQDVTRFVFRAVGDNVIGNILDAVSFTANNTIITEPFVVDCDNVIANVEANGVGTWIPSETNPGSVTITDADSRSTSITNFIQPGVYIFTWQTSYCSYDIEITYNGISDTPEVTSPVEYCLNDTAAQLTATPSDTYSLMWFTQATGGTGSATPPTPDTSVVNTTSYYAAYVDTEGCEGPRAEIEVIVSDSFTPELTFTYEYVCVVSTVNLAPSLSTGFATGGTFTSATLTVDATTGALDMTSATAGEHEITYTYDGDTETCTSAGAYTATLNLIAATTPVTTFDYGSSPYCELETSTVLPNVSSGFTIGGVYSSTTLTVDANTGSIDLSTATAGSHEVTYTVEADEANCSDAGLTTTTIEITASTTPVTDFSYAEDIYCADSSSILPELVAGFATGGTFSAESGLSINATTGEINVASSTLGNYNVTYEIAEDVSSCIENSTSTFNITILDAIEVGVEGECNDSDYILTASPINNSFETNEATYTWMDANGNVVGQNSEVFNVSDYASQNPEVTVPLQFSVTVDFGGCSVTTSYTTERLSCRDIPRGISPDGNGKNDTFDLSGYGVKELNIFNRHGVEVYNFNGTYTNQWYGQTNNGDDLPDGTYFYTIHKEDGSSLTGWVFINRAQ; encoded by the coding sequence ATGAGAAACAAATTACAAAAGTCAGTTGCAAGAGAATCCAGCTTTTCTTCGATTGCAATGTTTAAAAAAAGAAATTTCCGTTTTGCCTTTACATTTTTTTTATTAATTTCAGTAAAAGGATTTGCGCAATTAAATGAAACTTTTGATAGCGGTATTCCTGCAACATGGACACTCATTGGAAATGGAGTTGGTGCTGTTGATTGGAGTACAACTACCGATGGCTATTTAAGTACAAATGGCGTTTCAATAAATCCGAGTTCAGATAATATAGGTGATCAAAATACAGCTCAGTATTTTTTGATTACACCGCAAATTACTATTCCAGAAAATGGGGAAATTCAATTCTATACAAAACAGTCTAATGAAGCAGATAATGGAGCGCAATACGAAATTAGACTTTCTACGGCAGCACAACCCGATATAAATGGATTTAATATTCCTCTTCAATCATATACAGAATCTACCTTAAATATAGGTAGTCAAACATCTTATGAAAAAAAGGTCGTAGAGATACCGACTTCAATTCCGGCTGGATTAGAAATATATATAGCATTTGTAACTATAAACACTCAAAATGGAGCAACACCAACTGGTGATGAATGGTTTGTAGATGAGTTTTCTATCTTAGAAGGTTGTATAGAAGTCATAGATGATACTGTAACAATTGATGCCATAACGGTAGATACTGCAGAGGTTAGTTGGACGCATCCAACCGCAACTAATTTTGAAATTCAAATTCTTCCAACAGGAGGTGTTCCTGCAGATAGTGGTATTCCTGTAACAGGAACAAGTTACGCTTTAATGAACCTTGACCCTGAAACTGAATTTGATATTTATATCGCTGCTGTTTGTGATAACGATACACAGAGCGCTTTTACGGGACCATATACGTTTGAAACTCTAAAATATGGTCTGTCTTGTGACACTCCTATTAGTATTCCAAATATTTCATCAACGCCTTATATTTTTACAGACAATTTAGCTAATTGGGCAAATCCAGATGTAAGCTACACGACACAAGGTTCTAATTGTATATCGGGTGCTAGTTCAACAAATTATTTAAATGGAGATAAAGTGTTTTTTACATATACTCCGACACAAGATGAATTGATATCATTGACTCAAACTACTTTTGACGGAGGTGACCAATCAAATAACTGTTATAATGCGCTCAGTACCCTTCTCGTATATGATAGCTGTGCCTCTGTTGGTGTTAATTGTATTGCAGGTGTAAATACGACTAATGGTTTCGAACCAAAATCTATAGATAATTTATTTGTAGAAGCAGGTGAAACTTATGTTATTGTAGTCTCTACCTTATTTTCATCTGGAGCAGGTATGTGTTTTGAATTAGAAATTTCTGGAGGCACATGTGCACCACCAGCTGATTTTACTTACAACGGTTTAACAGAAAACAGTGTAGAGTTTTCTTGGGATAATATTGGTGGTTTTGCAGATACGTGGGAATACATTGTAGTTCCAACAGAATCTGGAGAGCCAACAGGTTCTGGTACAGCAACCAACACCAATATTGGGAATGTTATTAATACAGGATTGACAACTGCTACAACATACGATTTGTATGTGAGATCTATATGTGATGGCACACCTGGTGATTGGAGTAATCCAAGCACATTTACAACGCAGTGTACGTCGTTTAATCTTCCATATTTTACGGATTTTAATAATGCTACTGACGAAAATCCGGAGCCTTGTTGGACTACTATTGATGCTAATGGTGATGGTGTTACTTGGAATTTTATTGGTGGATGGGCTACCGTCCGAACTGAAAGCGCACGCTATGAAAATAACGATATGTACGTGTCTCCACGAATGAATTTTGACGGTACACCAAAACGTATACGCTATAAACATAGATCAACACAAGGAGCATCAACATATACCGTAAAATTATCTACAACAGGTGTTGGTGTAGATGATTTTACTACTGTAGTGTTACCAGCAACTACAATTAACAATACAAGTTTTCAAGAAATCATTGTGGATTTACCTGAAGACATTGTGGGCGAAGTTAATATTGCGTGGATTGTAGAACCTAATACAACCGAAACAGCATTAAGATTTACTATCGATGATGTAAATATTGAAGATAAACCCACTTGTCCAGATCCTTTAAACCCATTCGTACTTCAAATTACAGACGATTCTGCTTGGTTATTTTGGAACCCTGGTGATGAAGAAACAGAATGGGAAGTGGCAATTCAAGATTTAAATTCAGGTTTACCTACCGAACCAGGAATTATTACGTCTAGTAATTTTCCTTATATGGCAAATGATTTAGAGTCTGGTAATCGATATGAATTTTACGTAAGAGCTGTTTGTGCAGAAGATGACCAAAGTCAGTGGGTTGGGCCAATAGCATTTACAACCTTGTGTACGTCTTACGACACGCCGTTTTATGAAAGTTTTGATGATGAAGATTCAGATACTCAAAAATTCTGTTGGAAAATTACAGATGCCAATAATGATGGAACAGCATGGATGATTGATGATTATCATGCCGTTATGCAAACATCCATATTTACACCTCCAACGAGTTTTAATGACTATTTAATTTCACCAGCTATAAATTTAGATGGGACTCCAAAAGCCTTAAAATTTAATGTTAGAGCCGATTTTTCATTATTTTCTAGTGCAACACGTTTTGGTTTAGAGGTATTAATGTCTACGACTAACACAAGTCCAGGTAGTTTTTCAGTGATTTCACCTTTAGAAATCATATCTAATAGTACGTATGAAGAAAAAACGATAATTGTAGAAGGTACCGGAACGGTTTACTTTGCATTTAGAGTACCACCAGAATTTACAGGAATTTGGTCTATGCTAAGTATAGACGATGTGAGTATAACTGACGCTCCATCTTGTGTTAATCCATCTGATTTAGTTGTAAATACAACGACAGAAACTACAGCAGATTTATCGTGGTCTCTTGGGTATGATGAAACAGCTTGGAATATTGTTGTACAATCAGCAGGATCTGGTGTACCAACCGAAAATGGAACATCTGTTGAAACGACTAGTTATTTGGCAACCGATTTATTACCAGATACGGAATATGAATTTTATGTTATGTCTGATTGTGGTGATGGTACTAGCGATTGGATTGGGCCAATGCAGTTTAGAACATTATGTACGTCGTTTTCAAGTCCTTTTGTTGAAACCTTTAATACGGATTCTGACTCTGTTGACTGTTGGCAAGTAGTTAATAACAATCAAGATTATTACTATTGGCAATTAAATAGTTCGGTATTTCCTTACGAAGGAAATCAATCTGCAGCCGTTACTACAACTACAAATGGAAGCAGTGACGATTGGTTGATTTCTCCAACAATTACAATTACTGAAAATCAACGTTTACGATTCTATTATAGAGCAGCTAGTGTCTATTATATTGAAGATTTAGAAGTTTTATTGTCTACCAATGGAACAGGTTTGGATGAATTTACAACAGTTTTATATGATTCCGATGATGACCCTGTAATAATTAGTAATGAGGAATATAGAGTTAAAATAATAAACTTTCCAGAAGGTGTAAGTGGTGATATAAATATAGCATTTCATGTGCCGTATTTTCCACCTAGCCCTCAAGGATATCGTGGTTATGTATTAGCCATAGATAATGTGAATATTGAAGATGTTCCAGAATGTGCACAGCCTTCAAATGTAACATTAAACAACATTACAGATACAGAAGTGGAAGTAGGTTGGGATGTAAATGGTGATGAAACAGAATGGGAAATTTCAGTGCAACCATCAGGAACTCCGGCTCCTGTTGGAGATACGGATCCAGCTTATTTATATAATGCTTCAACAAATCCGTTTACAATTACAGGGTTAGAGGCTTCAACAATGTATGATATTTACATTAGAGCAGTTTGTGATGGAAATAATGGCGAGTGGACAGCACCAGAAATCGTGACCACAAAATGTAGCTTTGATAACTTGTGTCAATATACCTTTATACTAACTAGTGATTGGAGTATATCTGCATCATTAGATATCACTCAAAATAATCAAGTAACACAATCATTGCCATTTAATGGAGAAGATGCCGAAGAGTTTACGGTCTTTTTATGTTCAGGTGTTGAATTTTCAGTATTCTTTGGTACTTTAGGAAGTGCTCAATCACAATATGAAAATTACCAATTTGAAATTTTAAATAGCGAAGGAGTTTCAGTATACCTAAGTCCTTTAAATATTCCGCTAAGAAGAACCGTTTATGAAGGTACAGCAATTTGTGGTGTAATTTCTTGTCCACAACCTACTGATTTAGCGATTAGCGATACCAATGTAATGTCATGGACGCCAGGTGGCAGTGAAACAGAGTGGGAGGTTGCTATTCAGTCTATTGAAAATGGAACATTACCAGAATCAGGAACCATTGTTTCAACAAATTCGTATACACCAACCGCTGCAGATTTTAATGATCCTAATGCTGCGACTTATGAGTATTTTGTAAGAGCAGTTTGTAGTGCTGAAGGTGAAAGTTATTGGTCAGGTCCTTTTGATTTTGTAAGAAATGATGATGTGACAACAGCGATTACCCTACCTATAAATTCAGATGAATCTTGTGATCTTAAAGTCACAGAGGTCTCATTTGTTGATGCAACAGTATCATCTGAAACCATGAGTTGTGATGGAACAAATGGTGGTGATGTTTGGTTTGATTTTACGGCTGAATCACTAGTACATATTATTGAAGTCAATGGATTTACTGGAAACTTTTATGATACTAGTGGAGATATGCCTTATCCTGTCGTTACAATGACACTTTATAAAGACAATGGTGGCAGTCTGCAAGAAATAGCTTGTACTTATGATAAAGTTTTAGTGGCAATGTACGCTTCAGAGTTAGTTGTTGGTGAAAATTATAAATTGAGATTAACATTAAATAGTTCAGAGCCTAATGATCGTAGATTTCAAGTTTGTTTAAGAACGCCTTTAGATTTATGTAACGTAGAAACGGTTAATGGTGGTTTTGAAGAACCTGGTTTAGATTATCTAAGTGGTATTACTTCAATAGCTGCTATTGAGCCTATGCCAGGTTGGAGATCAAGTATAGATTGGCAAGCGATTTTTATATGGGAAGGATTAAATGCTCCTGGTTTTGAAGCTTATGAAGGCAGTCAATGTGTGCAATTACTATCAGATGAAAATGAACCTATAGATCCTGAAGATCCAAATGTTAGAGGGTACTATAGAGATTTTGATACATCAGAAATAACGTTATATGATTTTAGTTATGCACACCTTGCAAGAGCTGAGAATAGTACAGTACAATTATTAGCAGGTTCTCCAGGTGGACCTTACACGCTCATTAGTGAAAATTTAGCAGAAGTCCAAGCTTGGACACTTATCTCAGGTGAATATGAAGTTCCAGAAGGTCAGGATGTTACCCGATTTGTTTTTAGAGCTGTGGGTGATAATGTTATTGGAAATATATTAGATGCTGTTAGTTTTACGGCAAACAATACCATTATTACAGAACCATTTGTGGTAGACTGTGACAATGTTATTGCCAATGTAGAAGCCAATGGAGTAGGAACATGGATTCCAAGTGAAACTAATCCAGGGTCAGTTACAATAACAGACGCTGATAGTAGGTCAACGTCTATAACTAATTTTATACAACCAGGAGTTTACATTTTTACATGGCAAACCTCTTATTGTTCATACGATATAGAAATCACGTACAACGGCATTTCTGACACACCAGAAGTTACGAGTCCAGTTGAGTATTGTTTAAATGATACCGCAGCACAGCTGACAGCTACACCTTCAGATACATACAGTTTAATGTGGTTCACACAAGCAACCGGAGGTACAGGAAGTGCAACCCCACCAACACCAGATACCTCAGTGGTAAATACCACATCCTATTATGCTGCTTATGTCGATACAGAAGGTTGTGAAGGCCCACGTGCAGAAATCGAAGTGATTGTTAGTGATTCATTTACACCAGAACTCACATTTACTTACGAATATGTATGTGTGGTTTCAACGGTAAATCTAGCACCAAGTTTAAGTACAGGTTTTGCAACAGGCGGGACATTCACATCAGCAACTTTAACGGTAGATGCAACCACAGGTGCTTTAGATATGACATCAGCCACAGCAGGAGAACATGAAATTACATATACCTACGATGGAGATACAGAAACATGTACTTCTGCCGGAGCTTATACCGCAACACTAAATTTAATAGCTGCTACAACCCCTGTAACAACGTTTGACTATGGATCATCACCTTATTGTGAATTAGAAACATCAACGGTATTACCGAATGTTTCTTCAGGATTTACAATAGGTGGTGTATATAGTTCAACAACCTTAACGGTTGATGCCAATACAGGATCTATTGATTTATCTACAGCAACAGCAGGAAGTCATGAGGTGACTTACACTGTCGAAGCTGATGAGGCTAACTGTTCAGATGCAGGTTTAACAACCACGACAATAGAAATTACAGCAAGCACCACACCAGTAACCGATTTTAGTTATGCAGAAGATATCTACTGTGCTGATAGTAGCTCTATTTTGCCAGAACTTGTCGCCGGATTTGCCACAGGAGGCACATTTAGTGCAGAAAGTGGATTATCTATAAACGCAACAACAGGGGAAATCAACGTGGCCTCAAGTACATTAGGGAATTATAATGTGACTTATGAAATCGCAGAAGATGTTTCCAGCTGTATAGAGAATAGTACGAGCACATTTAACATCACCATTTTAGATGCGATCGAAGTTGGAGTCGAAGGAGAGTGTAATGATTCAGATTATATCCTTACAGCCTCACCCATAAATAATTCTTTTGAAACCAATGAAGCTACTTATACATGGATGGATGCCAACGGCAACGTTGTAGGTCAAAACTCAGAAGTATTTAATGTTTCGGATTATGCAAGTCAAAACCCAGAGGTCACCGTACCCTTACAATTTTCAGTAACCGTAGATTTTGGAGGTTGTTCTGTAACCACGAGCTACACGACCGAGCGACTATCCTGTCGTGATATCCCAAGAGGGATCTCACCAGATGGCAACGGTAAAAACGATACGTTCGATTTATCAGGCTATGGAGTTAAAGAACTTAACATCTTTAACCGTCACGGAGTCGAGGTTTATAACTTTAATGGTACGTACACTAACCAATGGTATGGACAAACTAACAACGGAGACGATTTACCAGATGGCACGTATTTCTATACCATTCATAAAGAGGATGGCAGTTCATTAACCGGTTGGGTATTTATCAACAGAGCACAATAA